In the genome of Vicinamibacteria bacterium, the window GCATGTCGGCGTTCCAAGGGGCGCGGAGCCGGGCGGAGCGGATGGAGTCGAGGCTGCTGGAGCGGACACAGCGAGCCAGGGACCTCGTGGGCATCCAGTACGAGAAGGGGGCGGCGTCGCTGCTCGAGCTCCTGGACGCCCAGCGGACCCTCATCGCGACCCACATCGAGCGCCTGCAGGACTTGAACGACTACTGGACGGCCGTCTTCCAACTGGAGCAGGCAGTGGGGGCCGAGCTGAGACAATGATCCACAGGAGCGCCCCCGCTCGTCGCCTTCTCCTTCCTTCCCTCTTCGGAGCATTTGGAGCCGGGACTTTCCGAGACGGCCCAGTCGGAACGCCGGCCTCCCATCGTCGGCCTTGGAGCCCTTGATCGAACGCGACCCCAGGCAGCCGGTTGCGAACGAGCAGAGGCTGCCCAAGGCAATTAGACCTGATTCGGGCGCCCGCCGTCAGGGTCGGACAAGCACGCTGAAGTTCAGGCCGAAATCGGCATTGCTGAGCAGGTTCTTGATCTTCTCGGTGAAGCCCACGTGCATTCGGGCGTGCGGCGAGAGCTCCATCCAGCCCGAGCCATGGATGATCCAGTGCATCCCGGGATAGGAATCGATGTTGCGGATGAGACGGGAGGCGGCGTCGGTCTCGGCTATCAAGCTGAAGCGGCGGCCGAGGCGCCATTCCACAGCGAGGAAGCCCCAGCCCCTGTATCGCTCGTACTCGATGCCGCGCACCAGGTCCCCGCCCTGGGCGGTTCCCCCTGCGCCCAGATAGAGGTCAAAAGGAGAACCCAGCCGGTGGGCGGCCACGACTTGAGCACCAAGCCCCAGGCCGTTGCCGTCAAAGGGTTCCGTGGCGGTGGGGAGGGCGGCACGTCCCGCGAGGGCGAGCGACCATCCGTCACGCCCGCCGTTCCGGAAGCGCCAGCGTCCCTCCAGCTCGAGCTCGCCGAGGCCAGAGCCCCGCTCGTCGTTCCACGAGAAGGCCTGGCCCGCGGTCGTGATCCCTTCCACACGGAACGCATTGTGGCGGAACAGGGGTCGGGCGTTGTCGGGCAGGTGGAGGAGTCGGTGCCAGGTGTCGATCAGACCGTCCAGGATGCCCCCTCCGCGCCACCGCACGGGGAGCCGCGCGCTCACGTCGAGATCGGCGGTCAGCCCGCGGCGTGCGGTTAAGTCGACCGTCCACGCCTCGCCGTCGATGAGAAACCGGCGGTCCCCGGGAAACTCACCAGGCACATCCTGAATGTAGGAGAACGTATTCGAGATCGCGAGGGCGGCGCCGAACGTCCAGCGCCCGCGGCCAAGCGTGTCCGGGGAGAGGGCGGGCAGGGTCAGCCGCGGCTGGGCGAGAAGCTGCTCGTCCCGGATCCCGGGCGGCCCTCGGCGTACACTGGGCTCAGTTGCCGCCCCGTCCTGACCGTATGTTGCGGTCCCGCTGAGAAGCGCAGCCACTCCGACCAAGAGACACTTCTTACTCCTTGGAGGCAACCGTCTTATCCCGGCACGGGGGCTGCTCGCGAGGGCGGACTCCCCTTGGTGGTGAGCACTGACGGGCGCAAGACCTCGGATCATGCGGCACATTGTCTTTCATGTTGCGCTGAGCGTCGCCACTGACCGTCTTTTTTTCAATCGACGGATCAGGTACGGCCTTCCGTTAGGCTCACGCGTCCAAGTGACGTGGACAAGCCCCCCGATGTCGCTTGGCAGTGAGCACGAAAGGGGGGCATCCTTTAGGCGGGTTCCAAGTGGTGGGGAGGAAGAGGATGAAGCACGCAACCCTGGCCTTCGCGGGATGCCTGGTCGGACTAGTCTCCGCATCCTCTTTGGCGGCCGGCGAGCTAAGGGGCCGCATTTTGGCCGAGGACAAGGCGGCGCCTGGGGTCACCGTGG includes:
- a CDS encoding DUF3187 family protein — translated: MAALLSGTATYGQDGAATEPSVRRGPPGIRDEQLLAQPRLTLPALSPDTLGRGRWTFGAALAISNTFSYIQDVPGEFPGDRRFLIDGEAWTVDLTARRGLTADLDVSARLPVRWRGGGILDGLIDTWHRLLHLPDNARPLFRHNAFRVEGITTAGQAFSWNDERGSGLGELELEGRWRFRNGGRDGWSLALAGRAALPTATEPFDGNGLGLGAQVVAAHRLGSPFDLYLGAGGTAQGGDLVRGIEYERYRGWGFLAVEWRLGRRFSLIAETDAASRLIRNIDSYPGMHWIIHGSGWMELSPHARMHVGFTEKIKNLLSNADFGLNFSVLVRP